In a single window of the Burkholderia pyrrocinia genome:
- a CDS encoding alpha/beta hydrolase produces the protein MNDRFPLNGQPLDARTASSAGGYGSIHLLLAGDLDAMRIAFGTGDAASAARTAADPKTNARVARLRDTLSAPDTQRIAIVIDDPELRRTREFASLPRTIPAALGVDAASMTDACIVVLGDALANGTDIIDDASTLSLPPLDTLADAVADTVFEVRRRADTYFQHEPLALPGESAGAAHLLTAEAVLAWLAAEATAGLHVVYGDLRITWQALAASVAGFAQVPTRTRSVQDGPDAVLDLLDTNLRHAAQTLGCRDDAREFPTDVRVHRLCCDNFDWGDRIASRVAAHAAAHERRVAPRFVDLPSARRITTGNGHVYLNCGGGSRALLLINAFGIPHDVWHDFAAELAPHFSIYLVDEADDTPAEAGLTRAYYSDPDAPGRYARSVAELLDVERIDAIHVASWCGGARYALALARALPGRIASMSLIAPSFAGAQDYDGADSPYENNLNTMCSLVARMPKAADSMAKSMMALLEKRERSDARGDGHASMFALSDSSTRHWLHAPFMSATNMIDYSQQLLNFRAHRIESERDGSVAEIPAMLVTGEYDEMTCATRARAIASALLRPIQIEMLGGSHHMVHQNAALLARLVGTFVDNPILAPDALPHPRLRFFADAGYGDMESGEL, from the coding sequence ATGAACGATCGATTTCCGTTGAACGGTCAACCACTCGACGCGCGCACGGCATCTTCCGCCGGCGGCTACGGCAGCATCCATTTGCTGCTTGCCGGCGACCTCGACGCAATGCGCATCGCGTTCGGCACCGGCGACGCGGCATCAGCCGCCCGCACCGCGGCGGACCCGAAAACAAACGCGCGCGTTGCGAGACTTCGCGATACGCTGAGCGCCCCCGACACGCAGCGGATCGCTATCGTCATCGACGATCCCGAGCTCCGGCGTACGCGCGAATTCGCGTCCTTGCCACGGACGATCCCGGCCGCGCTCGGCGTCGACGCGGCGTCCATGACCGACGCATGCATCGTCGTGCTCGGCGACGCGCTCGCGAACGGCACGGATATCATCGACGACGCGAGTACCCTGTCGTTACCACCGCTCGATACGCTCGCCGATGCGGTCGCCGATACCGTGTTCGAGGTGCGCCGGCGCGCCGATACCTACTTTCAGCATGAACCGCTGGCATTGCCCGGCGAATCGGCCGGCGCGGCTCACCTGTTGACGGCCGAAGCCGTGCTGGCCTGGCTTGCGGCCGAAGCGACGGCCGGCCTTCACGTCGTGTACGGCGACCTGCGCATCACGTGGCAAGCGCTCGCTGCGAGCGTCGCCGGATTCGCGCAGGTTCCGACGCGAACCCGCTCCGTGCAAGACGGTCCGGACGCAGTGCTCGACCTGCTCGATACGAACCTGCGGCACGCAGCGCAGACGCTTGGATGCCGCGACGACGCGCGCGAGTTCCCCACCGACGTCCGGGTGCACCGGCTGTGCTGCGACAACTTCGACTGGGGCGATCGGATCGCCTCGCGCGTCGCCGCTCACGCCGCAGCGCATGAGCGACGCGTCGCGCCCCGGTTTGTCGACCTGCCGTCCGCGCGGCGCATCACGACCGGAAACGGGCATGTCTATCTGAATTGCGGAGGGGGTTCCCGGGCCTTGCTGCTCATCAACGCCTTCGGCATCCCGCACGACGTCTGGCATGATTTCGCTGCCGAATTGGCGCCGCATTTTTCCATCTATTTGGTGGACGAAGCAGATGACACGCCTGCCGAAGCAGGACTGACACGTGCGTATTATTCCGATCCCGATGCCCCTGGCCGCTATGCACGCAGCGTGGCCGAGTTGCTCGACGTCGAGCGGATCGACGCGATTCACGTCGCGAGCTGGTGCGGAGGGGCGCGATATGCGCTTGCGTTGGCGCGAGCGCTGCCCGGCCGTATCGCATCGATGAGCCTGATCGCACCGTCGTTTGCCGGCGCGCAGGACTACGACGGCGCGGACAGCCCCTACGAAAACAATCTCAACACGATGTGTTCGCTCGTCGCGCGTATGCCGAAGGCTGCGGACAGCATGGCGAAATCGATGATGGCGCTGCTGGAGAAGCGGGAACGAAGCGATGCTCGCGGAGACGGGCATGCATCGATGTTCGCGCTGTCCGATTCGTCGACGCGCCACTGGCTGCACGCGCCTTTCATGTCCGCGACGAACATGATCGATTACAGCCAGCAGTTGCTGAACTTCCGCGCGCATCGAATCGAGTCCGAGCGCGACGGTTCGGTCGCGGAAATCCCGGCCATGCTCGTTACCGGGGAATACGACGAAATGACCTGCGCGACGCGCGCGCGGGCCATTGCTTCTGCGCTGCTTCGTCCGATCCAGATCGAAATGCTGGGCGGCAGTCATCACATGGTTCACCAGAACGCGGCGCTCCTGGCGCGACTCGTCGGCACGTTCGTCGACAACCCGATTCTTGCGCCCGACGCACTTCCGCATCCGCGACTGCGATTCTTCGCGGATGCCGGGTACGGCGACATGGAGTCGGGCGAACTGTGA
- a CDS encoding acyl carrier protein: protein MDDHANVFATLTELIPQIAALDIAPDMLTRETSLTSDLMLDSISLLSLMALTEDRLGVSFASHTEQVANLETIGDAVDLVEMLLSVKA from the coding sequence ATGGACGACCACGCGAATGTATTCGCTACGCTTACCGAACTGATTCCACAGATTGCCGCGCTCGATATCGCGCCGGACATGCTGACTCGCGAAACGTCGCTGACGTCGGACCTGATGCTCGATTCGATTTCGCTGCTGTCCCTGATGGCGCTGACGGAGGATCGCCTTGGCGTCAGCTTTGCATCGCACACGGAACAGGTCGCGAATCTCGAAACCATCGGCGACGCGGTCGATCTCGTCGAAATGCTGTTGTCCGTGAAAGCGTAG
- a CDS encoding TenA family transcriptional regulator has protein sequence MTLANEAVLMDKATFSRTLRETLDEQLTLDHPIFAELFTPQKNWRLLKIITLEGYQITRYFLEYIENLYFRCPFPDHKRRLLYNLFEEETGRFSKTKNHVELMEDFIRAQRISDEERDAWVPSAATRELIEYRLENCKGAGTYHIGAAAVMIASEGQSLETRAGEARHAILAKCYGLTEEDTRFFSVHQKEDVAHVAEGISLVTDLCTTVEMQQEALFSVRHTCKLFWNMYESAAQKYYASAEGVAHA, from the coding sequence ATGACCCTCGCAAACGAAGCTGTGCTGATGGACAAAGCGACCTTCTCGCGCACGCTGCGCGAAACGCTGGACGAACAACTGACCCTCGATCATCCGATCTTCGCGGAGTTGTTTACGCCGCAGAAAAACTGGCGCTTGCTGAAGATCATCACGCTCGAGGGATACCAGATCACCCGGTACTTTCTCGAATACATCGAGAACCTGTACTTCCGTTGCCCGTTTCCCGACCACAAGCGCCGGCTGCTGTACAACCTGTTCGAGGAGGAGACGGGACGTTTCTCGAAGACGAAGAACCATGTCGAGCTCATGGAGGACTTCATTCGGGCGCAACGGATCAGCGACGAGGAGCGCGATGCGTGGGTACCGTCTGCCGCGACCCGTGAGTTGATCGAGTATCGGCTCGAGAACTGCAAGGGGGCGGGCACCTACCATATCGGTGCTGCCGCGGTGATGATCGCCAGCGAAGGGCAGAGTCTGGAAACCCGCGCAGGCGAAGCACGCCACGCCATTCTGGCGAAGTGCTATGGACTGACCGAGGAAGACACGCGCTTCTTCTCGGTTCACCAGAAGGAAGACGTCGCGCACGTCGCCGAGGGCATCTCGCTCGTGACCGATCTGTGCACGACCGTGGAGATGCAGCAGGAAGCCCTGTTCTCGGTGCGCCACACGTGCAAGCTGTTCTGGAACATGTATGAAAGCGCGGCACAAAAGTACTACGCGTCCGCGGAGGGCGTCGCGCACGCGTGA
- a CDS encoding AMP-binding protein, with product MMTFDDLVARLRDSSHTLTFVDDKGAETVRTFHELFEDVLATVERGNAIGLVPGARVGIAAPNGYPWIVWDLACMELGCVSVAFPNDRLPDTCDALIERYRLSVLAVDARWLDSTESIAGRVIDIDPADARGSDTRIEPVLVEHRPDTHSLVFSSGTTGKNKGLVMSRRGTAHLLDLYRDAFGVAPGERFLTFLPFANYQQRMTYYFCLYHGVDLVSVPFHGLFPGLKRHRPTFVIAPPVLYETLHTVARAAAGPAGDPSTLAERLSALTGGNIRYMITGMAPIKRAALDFFWDCGIELYEAFGITEAGMVAWNKPGRVRVGTVGQPAEPGSVSLSEDGEVIVTRSALLSLGYFDAPEEDIRATFVAPNAVATGDIAEFDSDGFLRVVGRKKDAIITSNGEKFHPEPIEALLYRDPRVEVAVVMAGSHAGLSVVIATRRPDDAEVTGALRELVRAVNGTLPAQRQLTKVIFTDREFDVEGGLRTRNLKLNRRAIADAFLRDA from the coding sequence ATGATGACCTTCGATGATCTCGTCGCCCGCCTGCGCGACAGCAGTCATACCTTGACCTTTGTCGACGACAAGGGAGCCGAAACTGTCCGGACTTTTCACGAACTGTTCGAGGACGTGCTCGCTACGGTGGAGCGCGGCAACGCGATCGGCCTCGTGCCAGGGGCACGCGTCGGCATCGCGGCACCGAACGGCTACCCGTGGATCGTGTGGGACCTTGCGTGCATGGAGCTCGGCTGCGTATCGGTCGCTTTCCCGAACGATCGCCTGCCCGACACGTGCGACGCATTGATCGAGCGCTACCGACTGAGCGTACTTGCGGTGGATGCACGGTGGCTCGATTCCACCGAGTCGATCGCTGGCCGGGTCATCGATATCGACCCGGCCGACGCGCGCGGTTCGGACACGCGTATCGAGCCGGTGCTCGTCGAGCATCGGCCGGATACGCATTCGCTCGTGTTCAGCTCCGGCACGACCGGCAAGAACAAGGGGCTCGTGATGAGCCGGCGCGGTACCGCGCACCTGCTCGATCTGTATCGCGACGCGTTCGGCGTCGCGCCGGGCGAGCGCTTCCTGACGTTCCTGCCGTTCGCGAATTATCAGCAGCGGATGACGTATTACTTCTGCCTGTATCACGGTGTCGATCTCGTTTCCGTGCCGTTCCACGGACTCTTTCCGGGTCTCAAACGGCATCGCCCGACGTTCGTGATCGCGCCGCCCGTCCTGTACGAGACGCTGCATACCGTGGCGCGAGCGGCCGCCGGTCCTGCCGGCGATCCCTCGACGCTCGCGGAGCGCCTGAGCGCGCTGACGGGCGGCAACATCCGTTACATGATCACGGGGATGGCGCCGATCAAGCGCGCCGCACTCGATTTCTTCTGGGACTGCGGGATCGAGCTGTACGAGGCGTTCGGGATCACCGAGGCAGGGATGGTTGCCTGGAACAAGCCCGGACGCGTGCGAGTCGGCACGGTCGGTCAACCGGCGGAGCCCGGCAGCGTGTCGTTGTCGGAAGACGGCGAAGTGATCGTGACGCGAAGCGCACTGCTTTCGCTGGGTTATTTCGATGCGCCGGAAGAAGACATCCGCGCGACCTTCGTCGCTCCGAACGCGGTGGCGACGGGCGACATCGCCGAGTTCGACAGCGATGGCTTCCTGCGCGTCGTCGGTCGCAAGAAGGACGCAATCATCACGAGCAACGGCGAGAAGTTCCATCCCGAGCCCATCGAGGCGCTGTTGTATCGCGATCCACGTGTCGAGGTAGCCGTCGTGATGGCCGGCTCGCACGCGGGGCTGAGCGTCGTCATCGCCACGCGCCGGCCGGACGATGCCGAAGTAACCGGCGCGTTGCGCGAGCTCGTCCGGGCAGTCAATGGCACGCTTCCTGCGCAGCGGCAATTGACGAAGGTCATTTTCACCGACCGCGAATTCGACGTCGAAGGCGGCCTGCGCACCCGTAACCTCAAGCTCAATCGCCGCGCGATCGCGGACGCGTTCCTGCGCGACGCATGA
- a CDS encoding AMP-binding protein, whose translation MTTHPNSNPNVFTMDVEPTSIIETLAHHTERDPDRVALTILRDGEAIESESTFGDLYAGMMRVARGLAHLTEPGARVLLLLPTSAEFVCTFYGCLASGRVAVPAYHPQQVRKVAQWLKLQAIADNCGATLIVAPATSIDTLATLRESQQLFSGCKLVTYEALVDAGVPDVPGLPHMPDASDLAFLQYTSGSTGTPKGVMITHGNIIDNQRAIATLMQHDRDTRMLSWLPLYHDMGLSMPLQLASIGLSVVLMSPVAFVQQPGRWLRAISAHRATTSGGPNFAYALAAAALNASDAGEALDLSSWRVAFCGAEPIHRETVTDFIDAAHPHGFAPGSFYPCYGMAEATLIVSGVGCGEGACYLDVDNVKLAAGVVEPVQPDHTNVKSLVSCGGTAPGTEIRIAGADGRPVADPNGVGEIWVRGGAIGVGYYGNPDATQSTFGAHFEADPDARPFMRTGDLGAIVDGRLYVTGRVKDMLIVRGRNLYPQDIEACVQDAVPALRRGCGAAVSVHVDGEEKLVIIQEVGRTARRTMDLDATLRAMVMAVGEDFGVTPHAIVLVEPATIEKTSSGKIARALCRRAYLQGELRAVANWTDGAYASGAGAAPDLTAAPVVAPAPPDVDSGTTLVEREIAARIVRVVAERLKIAETQVSRTAAWVEMGFDSMSALQFSLKVQHAIGLTFDAAVLWDCANVEQLAAHLARMGGAADALRSSDAPAPAPARASADEDAQAARSPEQLAALSDADAEALLLKELQR comes from the coding sequence ATGACGACGCATCCGAACTCGAATCCGAACGTGTTTACGATGGATGTCGAACCGACCTCCATCATCGAGACGCTCGCGCACCACACCGAGCGGGACCCCGATCGCGTCGCGCTGACGATCTTGCGCGACGGCGAAGCGATCGAAAGCGAAAGCACTTTCGGCGATCTGTACGCCGGCATGATGCGCGTCGCGCGCGGCCTCGCGCACTTGACCGAGCCGGGGGCGCGCGTGCTGTTGCTGCTGCCGACCAGCGCCGAGTTCGTCTGCACGTTCTACGGGTGCCTTGCATCGGGCCGCGTCGCCGTACCGGCCTATCATCCGCAGCAGGTACGCAAGGTCGCGCAATGGTTGAAGCTGCAGGCCATTGCCGACAATTGCGGCGCAACGCTGATCGTCGCGCCTGCGACATCGATCGACACGCTCGCGACCTTGCGCGAATCGCAGCAATTGTTTTCCGGCTGCAAGCTCGTCACGTACGAAGCGCTCGTCGATGCAGGGGTGCCGGACGTGCCGGGGCTGCCGCACATGCCCGATGCGAGCGATCTGGCGTTCCTTCAATACACGTCCGGATCGACGGGCACACCGAAGGGCGTGATGATCACGCACGGCAACATCATCGACAACCAACGCGCGATCGCGACGTTGATGCAGCACGACCGCGACACGCGCATGTTGTCGTGGCTGCCGCTGTATCACGACATGGGACTGTCGATGCCGCTGCAGCTGGCGTCGATCGGGCTGTCGGTCGTCCTGATGTCGCCCGTTGCGTTCGTCCAGCAGCCGGGCCGATGGTTGCGTGCGATCTCGGCGCACCGGGCAACGACGTCCGGCGGGCCCAATTTCGCGTATGCGCTTGCGGCAGCTGCACTGAACGCAAGCGATGCCGGAGAGGCGCTCGACCTGTCGAGCTGGCGCGTTGCATTCTGCGGCGCCGAGCCGATTCATCGCGAGACGGTCACCGACTTTATCGACGCTGCGCACCCGCACGGTTTCGCGCCCGGGTCGTTCTACCCGTGCTACGGGATGGCAGAAGCGACGCTGATCGTATCGGGCGTCGGGTGCGGTGAAGGCGCCTGCTATCTGGACGTCGATAACGTGAAGCTCGCCGCGGGTGTCGTCGAGCCTGTCCAGCCCGACCACACGAATGTAAAGAGCCTCGTTTCGTGCGGCGGCACGGCGCCCGGCACCGAGATCCGGATCGCGGGCGCCGACGGTCGCCCGGTTGCCGATCCGAACGGTGTCGGAGAGATCTGGGTCCGCGGCGGCGCGATCGGCGTCGGTTATTACGGCAACCCGGACGCCACGCAGTCGACGTTCGGTGCGCATTTCGAGGCCGATCCGGACGCGCGTCCGTTCATGCGTACCGGCGATCTGGGCGCAATCGTCGACGGCCGCCTGTACGTGACCGGCCGCGTGAAGGACATGCTGATCGTCCGCGGGCGCAATCTGTATCCGCAGGATATCGAGGCGTGCGTGCAGGATGCGGTGCCGGCGTTGCGCCGCGGCTGCGGCGCCGCCGTGTCGGTGCACGTGGATGGAGAAGAGAAGCTCGTGATCATCCAGGAGGTCGGCCGCACCGCGCGCCGCACGATGGACCTGGACGCAACGCTGCGGGCGATGGTGATGGCGGTCGGCGAGGACTTCGGCGTCACGCCGCACGCAATCGTGCTGGTCGAGCCGGCGACCATCGAGAAGACGTCGAGCGGCAAGATCGCGCGCGCGCTGTGTCGTCGCGCGTATCTTCAAGGGGAACTGCGCGCCGTCGCCAACTGGACCGATGGAGCCTATGCGAGTGGCGCCGGTGCAGCGCCGGACTTGACGGCCGCGCCGGTAGTCGCACCGGCACCCCCGGACGTCGATTCAGGCACGACGCTGGTCGAGCGAGAGATCGCCGCCCGGATCGTACGGGTCGTCGCGGAACGACTGAAGATAGCCGAAACGCAGGTGTCTCGCACGGCCGCGTGGGTCGAGATGGGTTTCGATTCCATGAGCGCGCTGCAATTCTCGTTGAAGGTGCAACACGCGATCGGGCTGACGTTTGACGCAGCCGTGCTGTGGGATTGCGCGAATGTCGAGCAGCTCGCCGCGCATCTGGCCCGGATGGGCGGCGCCGCGGACGCGCTACGGTCGAGCGATGCACCCGCACCGGCTCCGGCGCGGGCTTCGGCCGATGAAGACGCGCAGGCGGCACGGTCCCCCGAGCAGCTCGCGGCGCTCTCCGATGCGGACGCCGAAGCGCTGCTGCTGAAAGAGCTGCAGCGTTGA